One window from the genome of Glycine soja cultivar W05 chromosome 12, ASM419377v2, whole genome shotgun sequence encodes:
- the LOC114378895 gene encoding protein MAIN-LIKE 1-like, producing MVRIRGGPRALGSGTGRGMGRDEDDIDVPRHRRPIASTHRQRVQVDVAEEVPQVTEDVPPQVTEDIPDVTEDVPHVDEDILTADVDATDVAVDGAEGSLAEHGKGFPGGPHDTSLLTSFAYHVAYSIWCGKLVSHGRKVDKFGSPAPEIEGLVAGTRLSPWIGCSVVTDDPGLISAFAERWHRETSTFHLPVGELTITLDDVACLLYLPITGALHRFEPLCVDEVVLLLTELLEVSGEEAQAETVRTHGAYVRLSWLREVYESRCQARHWIAAARAYLLHLVGCTLFANKSATHVHVVHLEAFRDLGQSGAMPGELSCCVHQCITDYAYAETTPCASRWLTTKAHMKGIKGAPYRARLDALTITNVSWFPYSENRAVRGFELISCYQGQLRWGHVVVYVRPERVVRQFGYIQTIPPLLVTASLS from the exons ATGGTTAGAATAAGAGGTGGACCTCGTGCCTTAGGTAGTGGTACAGGCAGAGGCATGGGTCGGGATGAGGATGATATTGATGTTCCCCGACATCGTAGGCCTATCGCTTCTACCCATAGGCAACGGGTTCAGGTTGATGTTGCTGAGGAAGTTCCTCAGGTGACTGAGGATGTTCCTCCTCAAGTGACTGAGGATATTCCTGATGTGACAGAGGATGTTCCTCATGTGGATGAGGACATTCTGACTGCGGACGTAGATGCTACGGATGTGGCTGTTGATGGTGCCGAGGGATCACTTGCTGAGCATGGCAAGGGATTCCCTGGTGGGCCACATGACACATCATTGCTGACATCATTTGCTTACCATGTGGCATATAGTATCTGGTGTGGCAAG CTGGTCTCCCATGGTAGGAAAGTTGATAAATTTGGGAGTCCAGCccctgagattgaaggccttGTTGCCGGCACCAGATTAAGTCCATGGATCGGATGTTCTGTGGTCACCGACGATCCTGGATTGATATCCGCATTTGCGGAGAGGTGGCATAGGGAGAccagcaccttccaccttccagtGGGGGAGTTGACGATCACACTGGACGATGTGGCGTGTCTCCTCTATCTTCCTATCACAGGGGCATTACACAGGTTTGAGCCTCTGTGCGTGGACGAGGTAGTCTTATTGTTGACGGAGCTTCTAGAGGTATCCGGCGAGGAGGCTCAAGCGGAGACCGTACGTACTCATGGGGCTTACGTGCGACTATCATGGCTCCGCGAGGTGTATGAGAGTAGATGCCAGGCCCGGCATTGGATTGCAGCGGCGCGTGCTTACCTCCTCCACCTGGTGGGTTgtactctttttgctaataagagtgcaacccaTGTTCATGTGGTGCATCTGGAAGCGTTTCGAGACCTAGGTCAGTCTGGGGCTATGCCTGGGGAGTTGTCATGCTG TGTTCATCAGTGCATCACTGATTATGCGTATGCTGAGACTACTCCATGTGCCTCGAGGTGGCTTACAAcgaaggcgcacatgaagggGATCAAGGGAGCGCCATACAGGGCACGTTTAGATGCTCTGACGATCACGAACGTTTCCTGGTTTCCCTATAGTGAGAATCGAGCAGTTAGGGGCTTCGAGCTTATTTCATGCTACCAAGGGCAGCTCAGATGGGGTCATGTTGTGGTCTATGTCCGACCAGAGAGGGTGGTACGGCAGTTCGGGTACATCCAGACCATCCCTCCGCTGCTGGTTACTGCTTCTTTGTCATAG